In Micromonospora sp. LH3U1, one genomic interval encodes:
- a CDS encoding glycosyltransferase family 2 protein, with amino-acid sequence MVNGKRTLIIIPALNESGSIADVVGEVRGELPSVDVLVVDDGSTDRTAAVAAAAGARVAKLPYNLGVGGAMRLGYRYARDHDYDVAIQIDADGQHDPRYVPKLVDLLEDNDLVIGARFAGEGDYNVRGPRRWAMVMLSAVLSRVAHTKLTDTTSGFRAANRRVIEMFATWYPAEYLGDTVETLVHTARRGYRIRQVPVAMRKRMAGTPSHSPARAMIYLGRAFAVLTLALIRR; translated from the coding sequence ATGGTTAACGGCAAGCGCACCTTGATCATCATCCCGGCCCTCAACGAGTCGGGTTCCATCGCCGACGTCGTCGGCGAGGTCCGCGGTGAGCTGCCCAGCGTCGACGTCCTCGTCGTCGACGACGGCTCCACCGACCGCACGGCGGCCGTCGCCGCCGCCGCCGGTGCCCGCGTCGCCAAACTGCCGTACAACCTCGGCGTCGGCGGCGCCATGCGCCTCGGCTACCGCTACGCCCGCGACCACGACTACGACGTGGCCATCCAGATCGACGCCGACGGCCAGCACGACCCCCGGTACGTCCCGAAACTCGTCGACCTGCTCGAGGACAACGACCTGGTCATCGGGGCACGGTTCGCCGGTGAGGGTGACTACAACGTCCGCGGCCCCCGCCGCTGGGCCATGGTGATGCTCTCCGCCGTGCTGTCCCGGGTCGCCCACACCAAACTCACCGACACCACCTCCGGCTTCCGGGCCGCCAACCGGCGGGTCATCGAGATGTTCGCCACCTGGTACCCGGCCGAGTACCTCGGCGACACGGTGGAGACCCTGGTGCACACCGCCCGCCGCGGTTACCGCATCCGGCAGGTGCCGGTCGCCATGCGCAAGCGGATGGCCGGCACGCCCAGCCACTCCCCCGCCCGGGCGATGATCTACCTCGGTCGCGCGTTCGCCGTCCTCACGCTGGCGCTCATTCGCCGGTGA
- a CDS encoding DUF2304 domain-containing protein has protein sequence MKLTLVTGLTGLLLLGTIVELLRRRQLREKYGMLWLAVLVVVIPLSLFPRLLDNVAGLLGVASGVSLVLFLGIVFLLLVCVHLSWEVSALEEETRTLAEDFALLRAEIDADRAARDELVSTDG, from the coding sequence ATGAAGCTCACCCTCGTCACCGGCCTGACCGGCCTGCTGCTCCTCGGCACCATCGTCGAGTTGCTGCGCCGCCGTCAGCTGCGCGAGAAGTACGGCATGCTCTGGCTCGCCGTACTGGTCGTCGTGATCCCGCTGTCCCTGTTCCCCCGGCTGCTCGACAACGTCGCCGGGCTCCTCGGCGTCGCCTCCGGTGTCAGCCTGGTGCTCTTCCTCGGCATCGTCTTCCTGCTGCTCGTGTGCGTGCACCTGAGCTGGGAGGTCAGCGCACTGGAAGAAGAGACCCGCACCCTGGCCGAAGACTTCGCCCTGCTCCGCGCAGAGATCGACGCGGACCGGGCAGCCCGAGACGAACTGGTGTCCACCGATGGTTAA
- the rfbD gene encoding dTDP-4-dehydrorhamnose reductase, with the protein MSRVLVTGAGGMLGKDLVAVLATRPDLKVTAATRADLDITDPAAALSAVAGHDVVINAAAWTNVDGAETDEAAATAINGGGTANLATACATSGARLIQVSTDYVLAGDAHTPYPEDAPTAPVNAYGRGKLAGEQAVARLLPDNGYVVRTAWLYGAHGPNFVATMLRLATQREHLDVVDDQHGQPTWSHTLAERLVALADAALAGHAAPGVYHGTCAGQTTWYGLARAAFTLAGLDPDRIRPTTSDRYPRPAPRPAYSVLGHSRWAAAGLPPLPDWHSALVDAFASPAPPAPWKVA; encoded by the coding sequence ATGAGCCGAGTGCTCGTCACCGGCGCCGGCGGGATGCTCGGGAAGGACCTGGTCGCCGTCCTGGCGACTCGGCCCGACCTCAAGGTGACCGCCGCCACCCGGGCCGACCTGGACATCACCGACCCCGCCGCGGCCCTCAGCGCGGTGGCCGGCCACGACGTCGTGATCAACGCGGCGGCGTGGACCAACGTCGACGGCGCCGAGACCGACGAGGCGGCGGCCACCGCCATCAACGGCGGCGGCACGGCCAACCTCGCCACGGCGTGCGCGACCAGCGGCGCGCGACTGATCCAGGTCTCCACCGACTACGTCCTCGCGGGGGACGCGCACACCCCCTACCCGGAGGACGCGCCCACCGCGCCGGTCAACGCGTACGGCCGCGGCAAGCTGGCCGGTGAACAGGCTGTCGCGCGGCTGCTGCCCGACAACGGGTACGTCGTCCGCACCGCCTGGCTGTACGGCGCGCACGGCCCGAACTTCGTGGCCACCATGCTCCGGCTCGCCACCCAGCGCGAGCACCTCGACGTGGTCGACGACCAGCACGGCCAGCCCACCTGGTCCCACACGCTCGCCGAGCGGCTGGTCGCGCTCGCCGACGCGGCACTGGCCGGTCACGCGGCGCCCGGCGTCTACCACGGCACCTGCGCCGGACAGACGACCTGGTACGGGTTGGCCCGCGCGGCGTTCACGCTGGCCGGGTTGGACCCGGACCGGATCCGACCCACCACCAGCGACCGGTATCCGCGTCCCGCCCCCCGGCCTGCGTACAGTGTGCTAGGGCACAGCCGATGGGCAGCCGCGGGTCTGCCGCCGCTTCCGGACTGGCACAGCGCCCTGGTTGACGCGTTCGCCTCCCCCGCTCCACCCGCCCCGTGGAAGGTCGCATGA
- the rfbB gene encoding dTDP-glucose 4,6-dehydratase: MRILVTGGAGFIGSEYVRLLLGKPLGSADGVPPIEPAVVTVLDKLTYSGNLANLEPVRDDPRLRFVQGDICDPVVVDEVVAEHDVIVHFAAESHVDRSIAGAAPFVTTNVLGTQTLLDAALRHGTGRFVHVSTDEVYGSIDEGSWTETWPLAPNSPYSASKAGSDLLALSYHRTHGMDVVVTRCSNNYGPYQFPEKVIPLFVTNLLDGGTVPLYGDGGNIRDWLHVHDHCRGIALVQQKGRPGEVYNIGGGTELTNKELTGQLLEACGAGWDRVVPVADRKGHDRRYSLDISKISEELGYAPSIDLDRGLAETVRWYQENRAWWEPLKSAPTA, translated from the coding sequence GTGAGGATCCTCGTCACCGGCGGAGCCGGATTCATCGGGTCAGAGTACGTTCGCCTGCTGCTGGGCAAGCCCCTCGGCAGTGCCGACGGCGTACCCCCGATCGAGCCGGCGGTCGTGACCGTGCTCGACAAGCTGACCTACTCGGGCAACCTGGCCAACCTCGAGCCCGTTCGCGACGACCCGCGGCTACGGTTCGTGCAGGGCGACATCTGCGACCCGGTCGTGGTCGACGAGGTCGTCGCCGAGCACGACGTGATCGTGCACTTCGCCGCCGAATCGCACGTCGACCGGTCCATCGCCGGCGCCGCGCCGTTCGTCACCACCAACGTGCTGGGCACCCAGACGCTGCTCGACGCCGCGCTGCGGCACGGCACCGGTCGATTCGTGCACGTCTCCACCGACGAGGTCTACGGCTCGATCGACGAGGGCTCCTGGACCGAGACCTGGCCGCTCGCCCCGAACTCGCCGTACTCGGCGTCCAAGGCCGGCTCGGACCTGCTCGCCCTGTCGTACCACCGCACCCACGGCATGGACGTGGTCGTCACCCGCTGCTCCAACAACTACGGCCCGTACCAGTTCCCCGAGAAGGTCATCCCGCTGTTCGTCACCAACCTGCTCGACGGCGGCACTGTCCCCCTCTACGGCGACGGCGGCAACATCCGCGACTGGCTGCACGTGCACGACCACTGCCGTGGCATCGCACTGGTTCAGCAGAAGGGCCGCCCCGGCGAGGTCTACAACATCGGCGGCGGCACCGAGCTGACCAACAAGGAGCTCACCGGCCAACTGCTCGAGGCGTGCGGCGCCGGCTGGGACCGGGTCGTCCCGGTCGCCGACCGCAAGGGCCACGACCGCCGCTACTCGCTGGACATTTCCAAGATCAGCGAAGAGCTGGGGTACGCCCCGAGCATCGACCTGGACCGCGGCCTCGCCGAGACGGTTCGCTGGTACCAGGAGAACCGGGCCTGGTGGGAGCCTCTGAAGTCGGCCCCGACCGCATGA
- the rfbA gene encoding glucose-1-phosphate thymidylyltransferase RfbA yields the protein MRGILLAGGTGSRLWPITRAVSKQLMPVFDKPMVYYPLSTLVMSGVKEILVITTPDDQDQFRRLLGDGSQFGLRLEYVSQERPEGIAQAFILGADFIGAESVALVLGDNIFHGVGLGRQLADHGDPIGGRVFAYQVANPQEYGVVDFDAAGRVLSIEEKPARPKSRYAVPGLYFYDNRVVDIARKLTPSARGELEITAVNEAYREIGELSVTVLDRGTAWLDTGTFTSMMQAAEFVRVVEERQGLKIGCVEEVAWRAGLIDDAQLRALAEPLTKSGYGDYLLGLLADNDGTQAGR from the coding sequence GTGCGTGGAATCCTACTTGCTGGCGGCACCGGATCTCGGCTCTGGCCGATTACCCGGGCGGTGTCGAAGCAGCTGATGCCGGTCTTCGACAAGCCGATGGTCTATTACCCGCTCTCCACCCTGGTGATGTCCGGGGTCAAGGAGATCCTGGTGATCACGACGCCGGACGACCAGGACCAGTTCCGTCGGCTGCTCGGCGACGGCAGCCAGTTCGGGCTGCGACTGGAGTACGTCAGCCAGGAGCGCCCGGAGGGCATCGCACAGGCGTTCATCCTCGGTGCGGACTTCATCGGCGCCGAGTCGGTCGCGCTGGTCCTCGGCGACAACATCTTCCACGGCGTGGGTCTGGGCCGGCAGCTCGCCGACCACGGTGACCCGATCGGTGGGCGGGTCTTCGCCTACCAGGTGGCCAACCCGCAGGAGTACGGCGTGGTCGACTTCGACGCCGCCGGTCGGGTGCTCTCGATCGAGGAGAAGCCGGCCCGGCCGAAGTCCCGCTACGCGGTGCCCGGCCTCTACTTCTACGACAACCGGGTCGTGGACATCGCCCGCAAGCTCACCCCGAGCGCCCGCGGCGAGCTGGAGATCACGGCGGTCAACGAGGCGTACCGGGAGATCGGGGAGCTGTCGGTGACGGTGCTGGATCGGGGCACCGCCTGGCTGGACACCGGCACGTTCACCTCGATGATGCAGGCCGCCGAGTTCGTCCGGGTGGTCGAGGAGCGGCAGGGTCTGAAGATCGGCTGTGTCGAGGAGGTCGCCTGGCGGGCTGGCCTGATCGACGACGCGCAACTGCGCGCGCTCGCCGAGCCGCTGACCAAGAGCGGTTACGGCGACTACCTGCTGGGTCTGCTGGCCGACAACGACGGCACGCAGGCCGGCCGATGA
- the rfbC gene encoding dTDP-4-dehydrorhamnose 3,5-epimerase, with product MKIRELSIEGAWEITPQQHGDPRGMFMEWYRFDHLAEAVGHPLRLAQANLSVSARGVVRGIHFADVPPGQAKYVTCVRGAVLDVIVDLRVGSPTFGRWEGVRLDDTDRRAVYLSEGLGHGFCALTDDATLSYLCSATYNPTGEHAVHPLDEELGIEWPADVPLLSARDDAAPTLAQARERGLLPEYESCRRFVASLGPDGMSHSTGM from the coding sequence ATGAAGATCCGGGAGCTGAGCATCGAGGGCGCCTGGGAGATCACCCCCCAGCAGCACGGCGACCCGCGCGGCATGTTCATGGAGTGGTACCGCTTCGACCACCTCGCCGAGGCGGTGGGGCATCCGCTGCGGCTGGCCCAGGCCAACCTGTCGGTGTCCGCGCGTGGCGTGGTGCGCGGCATCCACTTCGCCGACGTCCCGCCCGGGCAGGCCAAGTACGTGACCTGTGTGCGCGGTGCGGTCCTCGACGTGATCGTGGACCTGCGGGTGGGCTCGCCGACCTTCGGCCGCTGGGAGGGCGTCCGGCTGGACGACACCGACCGTCGGGCCGTCTACCTGAGCGAGGGGCTGGGGCACGGGTTCTGCGCATTGACCGACGACGCGACGCTGAGCTACCTCTGCTCGGCCACCTACAACCCGACCGGTGAGCACGCGGTGCACCCGTTGGACGAGGAGTTGGGCATCGAGTGGCCCGCCGACGTCCCGCTGCTGTCCGCGCGCGACGACGCCGCGCCGACTCTGGCGCAGGCCCGCGAGCGTGGCCTGCTGCCGGAGTACGAGAGCTGCCGGCGGTTCGTGGCGAGCCTCGGCCCGGACGGAATGTCGCACTCAACCGGTATGTGA
- the pafA gene encoding Pup--protein ligase produces MERRIFGLETEYGVTCTYRGQRRLSPDEVARYLFRRVVSWGRSSNVFLRNGARLYLDVGSHPEYATPECDSVTDLVAHDRAGERILEGLLVDAEKRLHDEGIAGEIYLFKNNTDSAGNSYGCHENYLVSRHGEFGRLADVLIPFLVTRQLICGAGKVLQTPRGAVYCLSQRAEHIWEGVSSATTRSRPIINTRDEPHADAERYRRLHVIVGDSNMNEVTTLLKVGTADIVLRMIEAGVVMRDLSLENPIRAIREVSHDITGRRKVRLASGKEVSALDIQQEYLAKATEFVERRGGDQAAKRVVELWGRVLNAVESGDLEPVSREIDWVSKLRLIERYQRKHDLPLSHPRVAQMDLAYHDVRRGRGLYGLLERRGEVDRVATDPEIFEAKETPPQTTRARLRGEFIRHAQEKRRDFTVDWVHLKLNDQAQRTVLCKDPFRAYDERVERLIASM; encoded by the coding sequence ATGGAGCGGCGAATCTTCGGCCTCGAGACCGAGTACGGCGTCACCTGCACCTATCGCGGGCAGCGGCGGCTGTCCCCGGACGAGGTCGCGCGGTATCTGTTCCGCCGCGTGGTGTCCTGGGGTCGGTCGAGCAACGTCTTCCTGCGCAATGGGGCCCGGCTCTACCTGGACGTCGGGTCGCATCCGGAGTACGCGACACCGGAGTGCGACTCGGTGACCGATCTCGTCGCCCACGACCGGGCCGGCGAGCGGATCCTGGAGGGCTTGCTCGTCGACGCGGAGAAGCGGCTGCACGACGAGGGCATCGCGGGTGAGATCTACCTGTTCAAGAACAACACCGACTCGGCCGGCAACTCGTACGGCTGCCACGAGAACTACCTGGTCTCCCGGCACGGCGAGTTCGGTCGGCTCGCCGACGTGCTCATCCCGTTCCTGGTCACCCGGCAGTTGATCTGCGGGGCTGGCAAGGTCCTGCAAACCCCACGCGGCGCGGTCTACTGCCTCTCGCAGCGGGCCGAGCACATCTGGGAGGGCGTCTCCTCGGCGACCACCCGCAGCCGCCCGATCATCAACACCCGCGACGAGCCGCACGCCGACGCCGAGCGCTACCGGCGGCTGCACGTGATCGTCGGTGACTCCAACATGAACGAGGTCACGACGCTGCTCAAGGTCGGCACGGCCGACATCGTGCTGCGGATGATCGAGGCCGGGGTGGTGATGCGCGACCTGTCCCTGGAGAACCCGATCCGGGCGATCCGGGAGGTGTCGCACGACATCACCGGCCGGCGCAAGGTCCGGTTGGCCTCCGGCAAGGAGGTCAGCGCGCTGGACATCCAGCAGGAATACCTGGCCAAGGCCACCGAGTTCGTCGAGCGCCGTGGCGGTGACCAGGCCGCCAAGCGGGTGGTCGAGCTGTGGGGCCGGGTGTTGAACGCGGTCGAGTCGGGCGACCTGGAGCCGGTCTCCCGGGAGATCGACTGGGTCAGCAAGTTGCGGCTGATCGAGCGTTACCAGCGCAAGCACGACCTGCCGCTGTCGCACCCCCGGGTGGCGCAGATGGATCTGGCCTACCACGACGTGCGCCGTGGCCGTGGCCTCTACGGGTTGCTGGAGCGCCGCGGCGAGGTCGACCGGGTGGCCACCGATCCGGAGATCTTCGAGGCCAAGGAGACCCCGCCGCAGACCACCCGGGCCCGGCTGCGGGGCGAGTTCATCCGGCACGCCCAGGAGAAGCGACGGGACTTCACCGTCGACTGGGTGCACCTGAAGCTCAACGACCAGGCGCAGCGCACCGTGCTCTGCAAGGACCCGTTCCGGGCGTACGACGAGCGGGTGGAGCGGCTGATCGCCAGCATGTGA
- a CDS encoding DUF3866 family protein, which produces MVRWRTGTVATLRRQWTGAVELDVDLPDGTRMRALAYPELVGTPEPGDRVLLNAGALLMGLGTGGYALVVALPDRLPEDPPDVGDTRDAGHLVKARYTPLQPILLGVDEEASPHRDVLADADDLGGLPVVTADLHSALPAILAGIRADAPQARVAYLLTDGGALPAWFSRTLAGLRAELAGTITVGQSFGGDLEATTLHGGLLAARYVLGADVAIVAQGPGNLGTGTRWGFSGVAVGEAVNAIATLGGRPVGSLRISDADPRPRHRGVSHHSLTAYGRVALAPADLVVPDDLDPALAAEVDAALVPLAARHRIVRVPTAGLDAALRASAVPLSTMGRGLDADHAYFLAAAAAGRHAITLLP; this is translated from the coding sequence ATGGTGCGATGGCGTACGGGGACGGTGGCGACGCTGCGACGGCAGTGGACCGGGGCGGTGGAGCTGGACGTCGACCTGCCCGACGGCACGCGCATGCGGGCACTGGCCTATCCCGAGCTGGTCGGCACGCCCGAGCCCGGCGACCGGGTGCTACTCAACGCCGGGGCGCTGCTGATGGGGTTGGGCACCGGTGGGTACGCCCTGGTGGTCGCCCTGCCAGACCGGCTGCCGGAGGACCCGCCGGACGTCGGTGACACCCGTGACGCCGGGCACCTGGTCAAGGCCCGCTACACGCCGTTGCAGCCGATCCTGCTCGGCGTCGACGAGGAAGCGTCCCCGCACCGCGATGTGCTGGCCGACGCGGACGACCTGGGCGGTCTGCCGGTGGTCACCGCCGACCTGCACTCGGCGCTGCCGGCGATCCTGGCCGGCATCCGGGCCGACGCCCCGCAGGCGCGGGTGGCGTACCTGCTCACCGACGGCGGGGCGCTGCCAGCCTGGTTCTCCCGCACCCTCGCGGGGCTGCGCGCCGAGCTGGCCGGCACGATCACCGTCGGGCAGTCCTTCGGCGGTGACCTGGAGGCCACCACCCTGCACGGCGGCCTGCTCGCCGCCCGGTACGTGCTGGGCGCCGACGTGGCCATCGTGGCCCAGGGGCCGGGCAACCTGGGCACCGGCACCCGGTGGGGCTTCTCTGGCGTCGCCGTCGGTGAGGCGGTCAACGCGATCGCCACGCTGGGCGGGCGGCCGGTCGGCTCGTTGCGCATCTCCGACGCCGATCCCCGCCCTCGGCACCGGGGCGTGTCGCACCACAGCCTCACCGCGTACGGCCGGGTGGCACTCGCCCCGGCGGACCTGGTGGTGCCCGACGACCTGGACCCGGCCCTCGCTGCCGAGGTGGACGCGGCACTGGTTCCCCTGGCGGCCCGGCACCGGATCGTCCGGGTGCCCACCGCCGGACTCGACGCCGCGCTGCGCGCCAGCGCCGTGCCGCTGTCCACAATGGGCCGTGGTCTAGACGCCGACCACGCCTACTTCCTGGCCGCAGCCGCAGCCGGCCGCCACGCCATCACCCTGCTCCCCTAA
- a CDS encoding cation diffusion facilitator family transporter, with protein MSQADVKTESESVGTVIIAGAANLAIAVAKLVAGVISGSAAMLSEAAHSVADTTTEVLLYQALRRGARPADQRRPFGYGKESYVWAFFAAMFTFVAGAGFAVTHGITTILVHKHSGDYLISYIVLGVSFVIESISLARAVRQVRNESRRWETTPRRFLRLTADTTVKAVFLEDSAALIGLLLAGAGVGLSHATGDEVWDGVASILIGLLLLTVAGILAANNLSLLVGRAVPERLRHEIEQELTGLPEVERIDTLMTMQLGPDDILVAAKVDFRDEATGAAIEATAEEAERRLTGRYPEIRYVFLDPTRSLPGATGRARHTQAGPDPSAGDEPDHP; from the coding sequence ATGTCGCAAGCGGACGTCAAGACCGAGAGCGAGAGCGTCGGCACCGTGATCATCGCGGGCGCCGCCAACCTCGCCATCGCGGTCGCCAAGCTGGTCGCCGGGGTGATCTCCGGCTCGGCGGCGATGCTCTCCGAGGCGGCGCACTCGGTGGCCGACACCACCACGGAGGTGCTGCTCTACCAGGCGCTGCGCCGTGGCGCCCGGCCGGCGGACCAGCGACGCCCCTTCGGGTACGGCAAGGAGAGCTACGTCTGGGCGTTCTTCGCCGCGATGTTCACCTTCGTCGCCGGCGCCGGTTTCGCCGTCACCCACGGCATCACGACCATCCTCGTGCACAAGCACAGCGGCGACTACCTGATCTCGTACATCGTGCTGGGGGTGTCGTTCGTCATCGAGTCGATCTCCCTGGCCCGGGCCGTGCGGCAGGTCCGCAACGAGTCGCGGCGCTGGGAGACCACCCCCCGACGCTTCCTGCGGCTGACCGCCGACACCACCGTCAAGGCGGTCTTCCTGGAGGACAGCGCGGCCCTGATCGGTCTGCTGCTGGCCGGGGCCGGCGTCGGCCTCTCCCACGCCACCGGCGACGAGGTCTGGGACGGCGTCGCGTCGATCCTGATCGGGCTCCTGCTGCTGACGGTCGCCGGGATCCTCGCCGCCAACAACCTGTCGCTGCTGGTCGGCCGAGCGGTGCCGGAGCGGCTGCGCCACGAGATCGAGCAGGAGTTGACCGGGCTGCCCGAGGTGGAGCGGATCGACACCCTGATGACCATGCAGCTCGGCCCGGACGACATCCTCGTCGCCGCGAAGGTCGACTTCCGCGACGAGGCCACCGGCGCGGCCATCGAGGCCACCGCCGAGGAGGCCGAACGGCGGCTCACCGGGCGGTACCCGGAGATCCGTTACGTCTTCCTCGACCCCACCCGCTCGTTGCCCGGCGCCACCGGTCGGGCCCGGCACACCCAGGCCGGGCCGGACCCGAGCGCCGGCGACGAACCCGACCACCCCTGA
- a CDS encoding helix-turn-helix transcriptional regulator yields the protein MSRTRTERLVNLVICLLSTRRFLTAAQIAATVPGYEHDPDDARDHEAFQRKFERDKAELRELGVPLETGTASAFDAEPGYRIAHREYALPDILLEPDEAAAVGIAARLWQHAGLAAAASSGLAKLRAAGVDVDPQATLGLEPMVTVDPAFAPLTAAARDRREVGFDYRVPDRDAPSRRRLQPWGVVCWRGRWYVVGHDQDREATRCFRLSRVVGAVRVTGAPGAYEPPANVDLISHVARWSGPVERTGRATVLAAPGRAAGLRRWAVEVTTGSDGDRLVLPYADPDGLAGHLVGYGPDIRVLDPPEVREAVIQRLKEIAVRHDELAVTGGAR from the coding sequence GTGTCGCGGACCCGCACCGAACGCCTGGTCAACCTGGTGATCTGTCTGCTGTCCACGCGACGGTTCCTGACCGCCGCGCAGATCGCCGCGACCGTGCCCGGCTACGAGCACGATCCCGACGACGCGCGCGACCACGAAGCGTTCCAGCGCAAGTTCGAACGGGACAAGGCCGAGCTGCGCGAGCTGGGTGTGCCCCTGGAGACCGGCACGGCGAGCGCCTTCGACGCCGAGCCCGGCTATCGGATCGCCCACCGCGAATACGCGCTGCCCGACATCCTCCTGGAGCCGGACGAGGCCGCCGCGGTCGGCATCGCCGCACGGCTGTGGCAGCACGCCGGCCTGGCCGCCGCCGCGTCGTCCGGGCTGGCCAAGCTGCGTGCCGCCGGGGTGGACGTGGACCCGCAGGCCACCCTCGGCCTGGAGCCGATGGTCACGGTCGACCCGGCGTTCGCGCCGTTGACCGCCGCCGCCCGGGACCGCCGCGAGGTCGGGTTCGACTACCGGGTGCCCGACCGCGACGCGCCCAGCCGTCGCCGGTTGCAACCGTGGGGCGTGGTCTGCTGGCGCGGCCGGTGGTATGTGGTCGGCCACGACCAGGACCGGGAAGCGACCCGATGCTTCCGCCTGTCCCGGGTCGTCGGCGCCGTCCGGGTGACCGGCGCGCCCGGTGCGTACGAGCCGCCGGCCAACGTCGACCTGATCAGCCATGTGGCCCGCTGGTCGGGTCCCGTGGAGCGCACCGGCCGGGCCACCGTGCTGGCCGCACCGGGTCGGGCCGCCGGGCTGCGCCGCTGGGCGGTGGAGGTGACCACCGGGTCGGACGGCGACCGGCTGGTCCTGCCGTACGCCGACCCGGACGGGCTGGCCGGCCATCTCGTCGGCTACGGCCCGGACATCCGGGTGCTCGACCCACCGGAGGTCCGCGAGGCGGTCATCCAACGACTCAAGGAGATCGCCGTCCGACACGACGAGCTGGCCGTCACCGGGGGTGCCCGGTGA
- a CDS encoding helix-turn-helix transcriptional regulator — MTRPAARGGSRASADRLARLLNLVPYLLARPGIEIAEAAGDLGVTERQLREDLELLWVCGLPGYGPGDLIDMAFDGDRVTITYDAGIDRPLRLTPDEALALVVALRMIAETPGVANREAVERALAKIEDAGDLVGAPVAVRLPGDTRRVEALRAAVEGGKALRITYYTAARDETSERVIDPLRMLMVGGRAYVEAWCRRAEAVRLFRADRIDAITELAEPATVPPQAVPHDLTEGVFRPSPDLPLITLRIGRGERWITEYYPCERVEAGDGDQWLVSLRVTDLGWARRFVLGLGPDAIVVAPVELAEQVRATVVAALDAYAVPTAAPRLPAPTDLASPVAPSGDPAVAGRTQ, encoded by the coding sequence GTGACCCGCCCGGCCGCCCGAGGCGGCTCCCGGGCGTCCGCCGACCGGCTGGCCCGACTGCTCAACCTGGTGCCCTACCTGCTGGCCCGGCCCGGCATCGAGATCGCCGAGGCGGCCGGCGACCTGGGCGTCACCGAGCGGCAACTCCGCGAGGACCTGGAGTTGCTCTGGGTGTGCGGGCTGCCCGGTTACGGTCCCGGTGACCTGATCGACATGGCGTTCGACGGCGACCGGGTGACGATCACCTACGACGCCGGCATCGACCGGCCGTTGCGACTCACCCCCGACGAGGCCCTCGCGCTGGTGGTGGCGCTGCGGATGATCGCCGAGACGCCCGGGGTGGCCAACCGCGAGGCCGTCGAACGGGCCCTGGCGAAGATCGAGGACGCGGGGGATCTGGTCGGCGCGCCGGTGGCGGTCCGGCTGCCCGGGGACACCCGGCGGGTCGAGGCGCTGCGCGCCGCCGTGGAGGGCGGGAAGGCGCTGCGCATCACCTACTACACGGCGGCCCGGGACGAGACCAGCGAGCGCGTCATCGACCCGCTGCGGATGCTGATGGTCGGCGGCCGGGCGTACGTGGAGGCGTGGTGTCGGCGCGCGGAGGCGGTCCGCCTGTTCCGGGCCGACCGGATCGACGCGATCACCGAGCTGGCGGAGCCCGCCACCGTTCCACCGCAGGCCGTCCCGCACGACCTCACCGAGGGCGTCTTCCGCCCCTCGCCCGACCTGCCGCTGATCACGCTGCGCATCGGTCGGGGCGAGCGGTGGATCACCGAATATTATCCGTGCGAGCGGGTCGAGGCTGGCGACGGCGACCAGTGGCTCGTCTCCCTGCGGGTGACCGACCTGGGGTGGGCCCGCCGATTCGTGCTCGGCCTCGGTCCGGACGCCATCGTGGTCGCCCCGGTCGAGCTGGCCGAGCAGGTGCGGGCGACGGTGGTCGCCGCCCTGGACGCGTACGCCGTGCCCACAGCCGCGCCCCGGCTGCCCGCGCCGACTGACCTCGCGAGTCCGGTCGCGCCGTCGGGCGACCCGGCAGTGGCCGGCCGCACCCAGTAG
- the tatA gene encoding Sec-independent protein translocase subunit TatA, translating into MGALKPWHIAVLVVVLILLFGAKRLPDAARSLGRSLRIIKAETKSLQEDDRDLAEKADAQAGYQPLPPHAGQQAPYAAQPQQAPYQQAPTQQPVVDPVHRVRDN; encoded by the coding sequence ATGGGTGCCCTCAAGCCGTGGCACATCGCTGTTCTCGTGGTTGTGCTGATCCTGCTCTTCGGTGCGAAGCGGCTCCCCGACGCGGCCCGTTCGCTGGGTCGGTCGCTGCGGATCATCAAGGCCGAGACCAAGAGCCTGCAGGAGGACGACCGCGACCTTGCTGAGAAGGCCGACGCGCAGGCCGGCTACCAGCCGCTGCCGCCGCACGCCGGGCAGCAGGCGCCGTACGCCGCGCAGCCGCAGCAGGCGCCCTACCAGCAGGCGCCGACGCAGCAGCCGGTCGTCGACCCGGTGCACCGCGTCCGCGACAACTGA